Proteins co-encoded in one Amaranthus tricolor cultivar Red isolate AtriRed21 chromosome 7, ASM2621246v1, whole genome shotgun sequence genomic window:
- the LOC130818418 gene encoding uncharacterized protein LOC130818418, whose amino-acid sequence MRRMWGNDEYDVCEVHANHTNGGGIVAVWDTTSFSVSNKHSGSRWILLEGRINSCNFECCVGVVYGPNDRVGRYELYEELRNGITAINKPTLLLGDLNVILLPGERIGSFRCDRSMREFSQWIRNLGLIDIPLHGIKFTWRRNESKSIIDRGLCCHEWLTKFPNLNMVGLQRSFSDHNPLLLSLEDCNNWGPKPFRCYDAWFLNPKFKGFLNREWQNLPNESLHNKLKILKGPLRN is encoded by the coding sequence ATGAGGAGGATGTGGGGTAATGATGAATATGATGTTTGTGAAGTCCATGCAAATCATACAAATGGGGGTGGTATTGTCGCTGTATGGGACACGACATCCTTCAGTGTCTCAAATAAACACTCGGGTAGTAGATGGATCCTTCTTGAAGGTCGTATCAATAGTTGCAATTTTGAATGTTGTGTGGGTGTTGTCTATGGGCCAAATGATAGAGTTGGAAGGTATGAGCTTTACGAGGAGCTTAGGAATGGAATCACAGCTATCAACAAACCAACATTACTATTGGGGGATTTAAACGTCATATTACTCCCTGGGGAAAGAATCGGTTCCTTCAGATGTGATCGGAGTATGAGGGAATTTTCGCAATGGATCCGTAATTTGGGCTTGATTGACATCCCCCTACATGGCATAAAGTTCACTTGGAGGAGAAATGAATCAAAAAGCATAATAGATAGAGGCTTATGCTGTCATGAATGGCTAACGAAATTCCCCAACCTAAACATGGTAGGCTTGCAAAGAAGCTTCTCCGATCACAATCCTTTGCTCCTGTCATTGGAAGATTGTAACAACTGGGGTCCCAAACCATTCAGATGCTATGATGCTTGGTTCCTAAACCCAAAGTTCAAAGGTTTCCTCAACAGGGAATGGCAAAACCTTCCGAATGAATCCTTGCATAATAAGTTAAAGATCCTTAAGGGCCCCTTGAGAAACTAg